In Pyrus communis chromosome 8, drPyrComm1.1, whole genome shotgun sequence, one genomic interval encodes:
- the LOC137742105 gene encoding E3 SUMO-protein ligase SIZ1 isoform X1 translates to MDLVASCKEKLAYFRIKELKDVLTELGLSKQGKKQDLVDRILAILSDEQVSKMWAKKNAVGKEQVAELVDHTYRKMQISGAPDLASKGQCISDSSNVKTRGEIEDPYQSAIKVHCLCGNSLETESMIKCEDPRCQVWQHMGCVIVPEKPMEGNPPVPELFYCELCRLSRADPFWVTIQHPLQPVKLHATNIPADGSNPVQSVEKTFQLTRVDKDLLSKQEYDVQVWCMLLNDKVAFRMQWPQYADLQVNGMPVRAINRPGSQLLGANGRDDGPIITPYTKDGFNKISLTGCDARIFCLGVRIVKRRTVQQILNLIPKESDGESFEDALARVCRCVGGGTAMDNDDSDSDLEVVADSFTVNLRCPMSGSRMKVAGRFKPCPHMGCFDLDVFVEMNQRSRKWQCPICLKNYALENIIIDPYFNRITSKMRYCGEDVAEIEVRPDGSWRVKTKSESDRRELGELGQWHLPDGTLSVPTEGESIPKTEVLKQVKQEGVSEAHPGLKLGIRKNRNGFWEVSKPEDMNTSSGNRLQEQFADHELKVIPMSSSATGSGRDGEDASVNQDGGGNFDFSTNNGIEMDSFSLNVDSAYGFSGQNPSAPVGDAEVIVLSDSDDDIMPSGTIYRNDRTEAAGLGFPVTPSGIADSYGEDHTLGTGGNSCLGLFGNDDEFLPLWPPLAPGTQSGAGFQLFTSEADVPDTLAGLQHSSINCSTSMNGYTLAPETTMRSATLGLDSSVARSDVDMNGGLVDNPMAFPGDDPSLQIFLPTRPSDASVHSDLRDQADMSNGVHTDDWISLRLGGDASGINGAPATPTGLNSRMQMPSREGAMDSLADTASLLLGMNDGSRSDRTSRRRSNSPFSFPRQKRSVRPRLYLSIDSDSE, encoded by the exons ATGGATTTGGTAGCTAGTTGCAAG GAAAAATTGGCATATTTTCGAATAAAAGAGCTCAAAGATGTTCTCACTGAATTAGGTCTTTCAAAGCAGGGGAAGAAGCAG GATCTTGTTGACCGGATATTGGCCATTCTTTCTGATGAACAAG TCTCTAAAATGTGGGCAAAAAAGAATGCAGTTGGAAAGGAACAGGTGGCGGAACTTGTAGATCACACCTATAG AAAAATGCAGATTTCTGGTGCCCCTGATTTAGCATCAAAGGGACAATGCATCTCTGATAGTAGTAATGTGAAAACAAGAGGCGAAATTGAGGATCCCTACCAGTCAGCTATCAAGGTTCACTGTCTCTGTGGGAATTCATTAGAAACAGAGTCAATGATTAAG TGTGAAGATCCAAGATGCCAAGTGTGGCAACACATGGGTTGCGTTATAGTTCCAGAGAAACCTATGGAAGGCAATCCACCAGTTCCtgaattattttattgtgaacTCTGTCGACTAAGTCGGGCTGATCC gTTTTGGGTAACAATTCAACATCCCTTACAGCCTGTTAAGTTGCATGCTACAAATATTCCGGCTGATGG TTCGAATCCAGTGCAAAGTGTGGAGAAAACGTTTCAACTCACAAGAGTAGACAAGGACTTGCTGTCTAAACAAGAATATGATGTTCAG GTTTGGTGTATGCTTTTAAATGACAAAGTAGCATTCAGGATGCAATGGCCGCAATATGCAGATCTACAGGTCAATG GTATGCCTGTTCGTGCAATCAATAGACCTGGCTCTCAACTTCTTGGAGCTAATGGTCGTGATGATGGTCCAATT ATCACACCATATACGAAAGACGGATTTAATAAGATTTCCTTAACAGGATGCGATGCCCGCATTTTCTGCTTAGGGGTTCGTATTGTGAAGAGACGCACAGTGCAACAG ATTCTCAACCTGATTCCCAAGGAGTCTGATGGTGAGAGTTTTGAAGATGCGCTTGCTCGTGTGTGTCGTTGTGTTGGTGGTGGGACTGCAATGGATAATGATGATAGTGACAGTGATTTGGAAGTTGTTGCAGATTCTTTTACTGTCAATCTACGTTGTCCG ATGAGTGGTTCAAGAATGAAGGTTGCTGGGAGATTCAAGCCCTGCCCTCACATGGGCTGTTTTGATCTTGACGTTTTTGTGGAAATGAATCAACGTTCAAGGAAG TGGCAATGCCCCATTTGTCTCAAGAACTATGCGCTGGAGAATATCATTATTGACCCTTATTTCAACCGTATCACTTCAAAG ATGAGGTATTGTGGAGAGGATGTAGCAGAGATTGAGGTGAGGCCTGATGGGTCTTGGCGAGTTAAGACTAAAAGTGAAAGTGATCGCAGGGAGCTTGGGGAACTTGGGCAGTGGCACCTTCCTGATGGTACACTTAGTGTCCCGACAGAAGGAGAAAGTATCCCAAAAACGGAAGTGTTGAAGCAGGTCAAACAGGAAGGTGTTTCAGAAGCTCATCCTGGATTGAAACTTGGAATCAGGAAGAATCGCAATGGCTTTTGGGAAGTCAGCAAACCTGAAGATATGAACACTTCTTCTGGTAATAGATTACAAGAGCAGTTTGCAGACCATGAGCTAAAAGTTATCCCAATGAGTAGCAGTGCCACTGGAAGTGGTAGGGATGGCGAAGATGCGAGTGTAAATCAGGATGGTGGTGGAAACTTTGATTTCTCTACCAACAATGGAATTGAGATGGATTCTTTTTCTCTGAATGTTGATTCAGCATATGGATTTTCAGGACAAAATCCTTCTGCACCGGTAGGAGACGCAGAAGTTATTGTACTAAGTGATTCTGATGATGATATAATGCCCTCTGGAACCATCTATAGGAATGACAGAACTGAAGCTGCTGGGCTTGGTTTTCCTGTGACGCCTTCTGGAATTGCTGATTCATATGGTGAAGATCACACGCTTGGAACTGGTGGGAACTCATGCTTGGGTCTTTTTGGCAACGATGATGAATTTCTTCCGCTCTGGCCACCGTTAGCTCCTGGAACTCAATCTGGCGCCGGGTTCCAGTTATTTACTTCTGAGGCAGATGTACCAGATACCCTAGCTGGTCTGCAGCATAGTTCCATCAATTGTTCCACATCCATGAATGGATACACTTTGGCTCCAGAAACTACCATGAGATCTGCTACACTAGGACTTGATTCTTCTGTTGCACGTTCAGATGTTGACATGAACGGTGGCTTAGTTGATAATCCAATGGCATTTCCTGGTGATGACCCTtctcttcaaatatttcttcccACAAGACCATCAGATGCATCAGTTCATTCTGATTTGAGAGATCAAGCTGATATGTCAAATGGTGTCCACACTGATGATTGGATATCTCTTAGGCTTGGGGGTGACGCCAGTGGCATCAATGGGGCACCCGCaactccaaccggtttgaattcTAGAATGCAAATGCCATCCAGAGAAGGTGCCATGGATTCCTTGGCTGACACAG CTTCTTTGCTTCTCGGCATGAATGACGGTAGCAGATCTGACAGGACAAGTAGGCGAAGATCAAATAGTCCTTTCTCATTTCCTCGCCAAAAACGTTCTGTGAGGCCGCGATTATATCTTTCTATTGACTCGGACTCTGAATAG
- the LOC137742105 gene encoding E3 SUMO-protein ligase SIZ1 isoform X2 encodes MDLVASCKEKLAYFRIKELKDVLTELGLSKQGKKQDLVDRILAILSDEQVSKMWAKKNAVGKEQVAELVDHTYRKMQISGAPDLASKGQCISDSSNVKTRGEIEDPYQSAIKVHCLCGNSLETESMIKCEDPRCQVWQHMGCVIVPEKPMEGNPPVPELFYCELCRLSRADPFWVTIQHPLQPVKLHATNIPADGSNPVQSVEKTFQLTRVDKDLLSKQEYDVQVWCMLLNDKVAFRMQWPQYADLQVNGMPVRAINRPGSQLLGANGRDDGPIITPYTKDGFNKISLTGCDARIFCLGVRIVKRRTVQQILNLIPKESDGESFEDALARVCRCVGGGTAMDNDDSDSDLEVVADSFTVNLRCPMSGSRMKVAGRFKPCPHMGCFDLDVFVEMNQRSRKWQCPICLKNYALENIIIDPYFNRITSKMRYCGEDVAEIEVRPDGSWRVKTKSESDRRELGELGQWHLPDGTLSVPTEGESIPKTEVLKQVKQEGVSEAHPGLKLGIRKNRNGFWEVSKPEDMNTSSGNRLQEQFADHELKVIPMSSSATGSGRDGEDASVNQDGGGNFDFSTNNGIEMDSFSLNVDSAYGFSGQNPSAPVGDAEVIVLSDSDDDIMPSGTIYRNDRTEAAGLGFPVTPSGIADSYGEDHTLGTGGNSCLGLFGNDDEFLPLWPPLAPGTQSGAGFQLFTSEADVPDTLAGLQHSSINCSTSMNGYTLAPETTMRSATLGLDSSVARSDVDMNGGLVDNPMAFPGDDPSLQIFLPTRPSDASVHSDLRDQADMSNGVHTDDWISLRLGGDASGINGAPATPTGLNSRMQMPSREGAMDSLADTGNPQREL; translated from the exons ATGGATTTGGTAGCTAGTTGCAAG GAAAAATTGGCATATTTTCGAATAAAAGAGCTCAAAGATGTTCTCACTGAATTAGGTCTTTCAAAGCAGGGGAAGAAGCAG GATCTTGTTGACCGGATATTGGCCATTCTTTCTGATGAACAAG TCTCTAAAATGTGGGCAAAAAAGAATGCAGTTGGAAAGGAACAGGTGGCGGAACTTGTAGATCACACCTATAG AAAAATGCAGATTTCTGGTGCCCCTGATTTAGCATCAAAGGGACAATGCATCTCTGATAGTAGTAATGTGAAAACAAGAGGCGAAATTGAGGATCCCTACCAGTCAGCTATCAAGGTTCACTGTCTCTGTGGGAATTCATTAGAAACAGAGTCAATGATTAAG TGTGAAGATCCAAGATGCCAAGTGTGGCAACACATGGGTTGCGTTATAGTTCCAGAGAAACCTATGGAAGGCAATCCACCAGTTCCtgaattattttattgtgaacTCTGTCGACTAAGTCGGGCTGATCC gTTTTGGGTAACAATTCAACATCCCTTACAGCCTGTTAAGTTGCATGCTACAAATATTCCGGCTGATGG TTCGAATCCAGTGCAAAGTGTGGAGAAAACGTTTCAACTCACAAGAGTAGACAAGGACTTGCTGTCTAAACAAGAATATGATGTTCAG GTTTGGTGTATGCTTTTAAATGACAAAGTAGCATTCAGGATGCAATGGCCGCAATATGCAGATCTACAGGTCAATG GTATGCCTGTTCGTGCAATCAATAGACCTGGCTCTCAACTTCTTGGAGCTAATGGTCGTGATGATGGTCCAATT ATCACACCATATACGAAAGACGGATTTAATAAGATTTCCTTAACAGGATGCGATGCCCGCATTTTCTGCTTAGGGGTTCGTATTGTGAAGAGACGCACAGTGCAACAG ATTCTCAACCTGATTCCCAAGGAGTCTGATGGTGAGAGTTTTGAAGATGCGCTTGCTCGTGTGTGTCGTTGTGTTGGTGGTGGGACTGCAATGGATAATGATGATAGTGACAGTGATTTGGAAGTTGTTGCAGATTCTTTTACTGTCAATCTACGTTGTCCG ATGAGTGGTTCAAGAATGAAGGTTGCTGGGAGATTCAAGCCCTGCCCTCACATGGGCTGTTTTGATCTTGACGTTTTTGTGGAAATGAATCAACGTTCAAGGAAG TGGCAATGCCCCATTTGTCTCAAGAACTATGCGCTGGAGAATATCATTATTGACCCTTATTTCAACCGTATCACTTCAAAG ATGAGGTATTGTGGAGAGGATGTAGCAGAGATTGAGGTGAGGCCTGATGGGTCTTGGCGAGTTAAGACTAAAAGTGAAAGTGATCGCAGGGAGCTTGGGGAACTTGGGCAGTGGCACCTTCCTGATGGTACACTTAGTGTCCCGACAGAAGGAGAAAGTATCCCAAAAACGGAAGTGTTGAAGCAGGTCAAACAGGAAGGTGTTTCAGAAGCTCATCCTGGATTGAAACTTGGAATCAGGAAGAATCGCAATGGCTTTTGGGAAGTCAGCAAACCTGAAGATATGAACACTTCTTCTGGTAATAGATTACAAGAGCAGTTTGCAGACCATGAGCTAAAAGTTATCCCAATGAGTAGCAGTGCCACTGGAAGTGGTAGGGATGGCGAAGATGCGAGTGTAAATCAGGATGGTGGTGGAAACTTTGATTTCTCTACCAACAATGGAATTGAGATGGATTCTTTTTCTCTGAATGTTGATTCAGCATATGGATTTTCAGGACAAAATCCTTCTGCACCGGTAGGAGACGCAGAAGTTATTGTACTAAGTGATTCTGATGATGATATAATGCCCTCTGGAACCATCTATAGGAATGACAGAACTGAAGCTGCTGGGCTTGGTTTTCCTGTGACGCCTTCTGGAATTGCTGATTCATATGGTGAAGATCACACGCTTGGAACTGGTGGGAACTCATGCTTGGGTCTTTTTGGCAACGATGATGAATTTCTTCCGCTCTGGCCACCGTTAGCTCCTGGAACTCAATCTGGCGCCGGGTTCCAGTTATTTACTTCTGAGGCAGATGTACCAGATACCCTAGCTGGTCTGCAGCATAGTTCCATCAATTGTTCCACATCCATGAATGGATACACTTTGGCTCCAGAAACTACCATGAGATCTGCTACACTAGGACTTGATTCTTCTGTTGCACGTTCAGATGTTGACATGAACGGTGGCTTAGTTGATAATCCAATGGCATTTCCTGGTGATGACCCTtctcttcaaatatttcttcccACAAGACCATCAGATGCATCAGTTCATTCTGATTTGAGAGATCAAGCTGATATGTCAAATGGTGTCCACACTGATGATTGGATATCTCTTAGGCTTGGGGGTGACGCCAGTGGCATCAATGGGGCACCCGCaactccaaccggtttgaattcTAGAATGCAAATGCCATCCAGAGAAGGTGCCATGGATTCCTTGGCTGACACAG GAAACCCGCAGAGAGAGTTGTAA
- the LOC137742244 gene encoding proteasome subunit beta type-4-like has translation MESNPSKPGLLCNPEGSQRTLYPYVTGTSVVALKYKDGILMAADMGGSYGSTLRYKSVERMKPVGKHSLLGASGEISDFQELLRYLDELILYDNMWDDGNSLGPKEVHNYLTRVMYNRRNKFNPLWNSLVLGGVKKGQKYLGMVSMIGVNFEDNHVATGFGNHLARPILRDEWHENLTFEEGVKLLEKCMRVLLYRDRSAVNKLQISKITEEGVTISQPYSLKTFWGFSAFENPTLGAEGSW, from the exons ATGGAGTCGAATCCATCCAAACCCGGCCTGCTGTGCAATCCTGAAGGCTCTCAGAGAACCCT GTACCCATATGTGACTGGTACATCTGTTGTGGCTCTGAAGTACAAAGATGGAATCTTGATGGCTGCTGATATGGGAG GTTCTTATGGGTCTACCCTGCGATATAAGAGTGTGGAGCGAATGAAGCCCGTTGgaaagcattctcttcttggTGCAAGTGGAGAAATAAGTGACTTTCAGGAGCTATTACGTTATCTTGATGAACTCAT CCTATACGACAACATGTGGGATGATGGGAACTCTTTGGGACCGAAAGAGGTACACAACTATCTGACTCGTGTGATGTACAATAGGCGTAACAAGTTCAATCCACTGTGGAACTCTCTTGTCCTTGGTGGAGTAAAAAAGGGACAGAAGTATCTTGGCATG GTTAGCATGATAGGCGTGAATTTCGAGGACAATCATGTAGCAACTGGGTTTGGAAATCACCTTGCACGGCCTATTCTTCGTGATGAGTGGCATGAGAACTTGACTTTCGAAGAAGGTGTAAAGCTGCTGGAGAAATGCATGCGTGTCCTTCTCTATCGTGATCGGTCTGCTGTGAACAAGCTTCAG ATATCTAAGATCACTGAAGAAGGCGTGACTATCTCGCAGCCCTACTCTTTGAAGACTTTCTGGGGTTTCTCCGCTTTTGAAAATCCAACACTGGGAGCTGAAGGATCATGGTAG